In Parasteatoda tepidariorum isolate YZ-2023 chromosome 2, CAS_Ptep_4.0, whole genome shotgun sequence, one DNA window encodes the following:
- the LOC107449602 gene encoding uncharacterized protein has translation MYFFQVAVLVIAATSYALAVGGYSGGSSSSNYGSGGAGAGYSSGGAGAGYSSGGGSFGGASGGASNYAGGASSYGGSSSFGGSSSGFDQGGAPKPYNFDYNAQDEEGNVHYRNEEGDASGTVRGSYGYTDNQGLFRVVEYVADANGFRANIRTNEPGTDGKESPADVQMTVDQPPAGLQDRFSSGGARSGFSGAGSYGAGAGGRNAAASGGAGVGSYSAGSGAENYGSGASAGSTGGAGIGAGANTGFRGGAQGGFSGRATSGAVGGYSGRGGAGVRSGKSGY, from the exons GTCGCTGTCCTGGTCATTGCTGCCACCAGTTATGCCTTAGCCGTTGGTGGTTACAGTGGTGGTTCAAGTAGCAGCAACTACGGCAGTGGTGGTGCAGGCGCTGGCTACAGCAGTGGTGGTGCAGGCGCTGGCTACAGCAGTGGTGGTGGAAGCTTTGGAGGTGCTTCAGGAGGAGCTAGCAACTATGCCGGAGGAGCTTCTTCATATGGAGGATCATCTAGTTTTGGTGGCTCTTCCTCTGGATTCGATCAAGGA GGTGCACCAAAACCATACAACTTTGATTACAATGCACAAGATGAAGAAGGCAATGTGCATTATCGTAATGAAGAAGGAGATGCCAGTGGCACAGTGAGAGGTAGCTACGGATACACGGACAATCAAGGCCTCTTTAGGGTGGTTGAGTACGTCGCTGATGCCAACGGATTCCGTGCCAACATCAGGACCAATGAACCAGGAACCGACGGTAAAGAGAGTCCTGCTGATGTCCAAATGACTGTAGATCAACCACCCGCAGGTCTTCAAGACAGATTCTCCAGTGGTGGTGCACGATCAGGATTTAGTG GAGCTGGCAGTTACGGAGCTGGAGCAGGAGGAAGAAATGCTGCAGCTAGCGGTGGAGCTGGTGTTGGAAGCTACAGTGCCGGATCTGGAGCAGAAAACTATGGTTCTGGAGCTAGTGCAGGGAGCACTGGGGGTGCTGGAATAGGTGCAGGAGCAAATACAGGATTCAGAGGTGGTGCACAAGGTGGATTTTCAGGAAGAGCTACCTCAGGAGCAGTTGGTGGATACTCAGGTCGTGGTGGTGCAGGAGTAAGATCTGGCAAAAGTGGATACTAA
- the LOC107449415 gene encoding intraflagellar transport protein 57 homolog, whose protein sequence is MEERRQSRTEVLDKDNNGPGIVYSTFVSMESLLEKLKLLNYDSEFVQEFKMKFLNKHYFAIQTNPGEQFFMFSSIAAWLIRKSKIKFDSPQEFDDPNGTIASILEQVKQMGVHVDFPPSKLKQGWGEHVILVLSHLADEALKRNNFTWKRAIILPNEDEGNDSIIETDDAEVTLEKIEEEMIAETFENDSEEEGEVLDLEALRNLSLANQGKGEDMRPDEVMESNLDVVEWKMEIERVMHHLKVTVRNDSRDWRSHLDQIRQHRKNMDETLSTTKLQLDKLHSDISRSLEKIGSREKYLNNQLEQLILEYRTAQDQLSQVKEQYKSVSGGVTERSRTLSQITEELDQVKQEMDERGSNMTDGKPLVNIRKALSKLKVELSQMDVRIGVASHTLLQAKLKEKGNLQRAINNPPITIF, encoded by the exons atggaagaaaggAGGCAGAGTAGAACTGAAGTGTTAGATAAAGATAACAATGGACCTGGAATTGTGTATTCAACATTTGTGTCAATGGAGAGTCTTTTAGAAAAGCTCAAACTACTCAATTATGATAGTGAATTCGTTCAAgaatttaagatgaaatttttaaataa ACACTATTTTGCTATACAGACAAATCCAGGAGAACAATTCTTTATGTTTTCTTCAATTGCAGCTTGGCTCATTAGaaagtcaaaaataaagtttgacaGTCCTCAAGAG TTCGATGATCCCAATGGTACCATTGCTAGTATATTGGAGCAAGTTAAACAAAtg GGAGTTCATGTTGACTTTCCTCCGAGTAAATTGAAACAAGGATGGGGTGAACATGTCATTCTTGTGCTCTCTCATTTGGCTGATGAGgcacttaaaagaaataatttcacatGGAAAAG gGCCATCATTTTGCCCAATGAAGATGAAGGAAATGATTCTATCATTGAAACTGATGATGCAGAAGTCACTTTAGagaaaattgaagaagaaaTGATTGCt GAAACATTTGAGAATGATTCTGAGGAAGAAGGAGAGGTGCTAGATTTAGAAGCTTTGAGAAACTTGTCTCTTGCTAACCAg GGGAAAGGGGAGGATATGAGGCCTGATGAGGTAATGGAATCAAATCTGGATGTGGTGGAATGGAAGATGGAGATAGAGAGAGTCATGCATCACCTTAAAGTCACAGTCAGGAATGACTCAAGG GATTGGAGGAGCCATTTAGATCAGATTCGGCAACATCGCAAGAACATGGATGAAACATTGTCAACCACAAAACTACAATTGGACAAATTGCACTCTGACATCAGTCGCTCTCTAGAGAAAATAGGTAGCCGAGAAAAATACCTCAATAATCAACTGGAACAACTGATATTAGAGTATCGCACAGCTCAGGACCAACTGTCGCAGGTTAAAGAACAGTACAAATCAGTTAGTGGGGGTGTTACTGAAAGGTCTCGGACATTATCTCAG aTCACAGAGGAACTGGATCAAGTGAAGCAAGAAATGGATGAGAGAGGATCCAACATGACGGATGGaa AGCCTTTGGTGAACATCCGTAAAGCACTGTCCAAACTGAAAGTAGAATTGAGCCAGATGGATGTCCGAATTGGAGTAGCCTCTCACACACTCCTGCAGGCAAAACTGAAAGAGAAGGGAAATTTGCAGAGAGCCATCAACAATCCACCCATTACCATCTTCTAA